CGAGACTATGCTGGTATTAGATGCGAGCATAGGACAAAACGCCTTGGTGCAGGCTCGTCAATTTAATGAAGCTATTGGTTTGACCGGTGTTACTATGACCAAACTGGATGGGACTGCAAAAGGTGGAATATTATTTGCTATAGCTAATGAGTTAAAAATACCATTTCGTTATTTAGGGGTAGGTGAGGGCATAGAAGATTTGCGGCCCTTCGACGCAGTTCAATTTGTTAGTGCAATATTTAATGATGATCACATTTGACCAGGTTACTAAACGTTATCCAGGGGGCTTTGAAGCATTGAGCCAGGTGAATTTTTCTTTGAAAAAAGGAGAGATGGCTTTTCTTACTGGCCATTCTGGCGCAGGAAAAAGCACACTACTTAAATTGGTTGCATTGCTGGAATGGCCTACTTCAGGTCAATTATCCGTTAATGGTTTAAATTTAAGTCATTTAAAAAAACGTGATGTGGCCATGCATCGAAGTCAACTAGGGATTACCTTCCAATCCCCTCATTTTCTAAACGACAGGACTGTTTTTGATAACGTTGCTTTACCATTGCAAATTCAAGGTATGGCTTATCCTATGATTGCTAAAAGGGTGCATGCCGCACTGGATATGGTTGGTTTGTTAAGTAAGGAAAAAATGTTGCCCGTTCATTTATCCGGCGGAGAGCAGCAACGATTAGGTATCGCGCGCGCGGTGGTGCATAAACCTGCTTTATTATTAGCCGATGAGCCAACAGGGAATCTTGATCCTAAACTTGCAGCGGAAATAATGTCTCTTTTTGAACAATTTAACCATGTTGGCGTAAGTATATTAATTGCCACCCATGATTTGGCCTTGATAGCACGTATGAAACATCGTATTGTGATGTTAAAAGGGGGGCGGATGTGTTAAAAAAAGCGCGATCGTTTTTTGCATATCATCTACAAGCGGCAACTTATAGTTTGAATTTATTATGCCGCAAGCCGGTAGCAACATTAATGACCGTAATCGTTATTGCGATTACGTTGGCCTTACCTACTCTTTTTTGGGTATTTACCTATAACATGAGTCAATTAACTACAGGATGGCAGCAAGGGGGGCAAATATCTCTCTATTTAAAGCCTGGATTAACAGAGGTTGAACAAAAAGTTTTCTTACAGAAAGTACGGGATACTGACGGCGTTGGTCAAGTTTCCTTGAAATCGTCGGCAGACGGTTTAGCTGAGTTAACGCAACAGGAGGGAATGCATGATATCATGAATTATTTGCCTGAAAATCCCTTACCTGCCGTTATTGAGGTCGCTCCTGCGGTGACTGTTGATTCCCCAGCAAAACTAGATTTGCTCACGAGGCATTTAGAAGCCTTACCTCAGGTAACCGAGGCTAAATTGGATATGGAGTGGATAAGTCGATTGCATCTTATTCTAGGTTTCGCTGCCAATTTGGCAAAAGCACTAATGTCTTTGTTAGCTTTAGCCGTGATATTAATTATTGGCAACACCTTACGCTTGGCCATTCATAACAGGCATGAGGAGATTCAGATATTAAAATTAATTGGGGCAACAGATCCTTTCATATTGAGGCCATTTCTCTATACAGGTGTTTGGTATGGAATGGCTGGCGCAATTCTTGCTGTATTTTTGGTTAATATTTTTATTTTAAGTTTAGGTACCGCCGTTAATCAATTGGCCGTTGCTTATCAAATGCATTATCCACTATCCGTATTATCAATAAGACATATCTTGCTACTGGTATTATTTGCGATTATACTTGGGTGGCTAGGAGCCAGATTGTCCGTAAAAAGACAGCTTGCTTCAATTGAGCCCTATAATTGATGTATAATTAATTTTAGTGGTACATTATCTCAAAATGGCACTGGGTTATGAAATAATTGTAGGTTGGGCCAATGGGCGCAAGCTACAATAGCCGAACCCTGAGTGTAGGTTCTATTTATAAGTTAGATGTAGTTGTTTATCTTAATTATCTTTTGCTATGCTTAGGAGTGAATAGAGAGATAAGTAATTACAAGCAGGTATTAATTTATTCTTTTTTTTGTTGATGACTGGAGGAAGAAGTATGAATCAACAGTTGCAGCTTACCGCAATGAATCTACCGGTTGGTAGTCTTGATTCTTATATTCATCGCGTAAATCAAATCCCTTTGCTCACATTAGAAGAAGAAATTGCTTATGCCGAGCGCTTTCATTCTGAAGGTGATCTTGAAGCAGCAAGACATTTAGTTCTTGCTCATTTACGTTATGTTGTTCGTGTGGCACGAGGCTATTTAGGCTATGGTCTGCCTTTAAATGACTTGATTCAGGAAGGCAATGTCGGCTTAATGAAGGCTGTAAAACGCTTCGACCCTAAAATGGGGGTTCGTCTTGTTTCTTTTGCTGTCCATTGGATTAAAGCAGAAATACATGAGTTTGTTTTGCGCAACTGGCGCATTGTTAAAATTGCTACAACTAAAGCGCAACGTAAATTATTTTTTAATTTACGGCAAATGAAGAGTCGCTTAGGCTGGCTGAGTAATGAAGAAGTCTCCGCTGTTGCTCTCGATTTGGGTGTAAGTCGTGAAGACGTATTGCTCATGGAGCAGCGTTTAAATGCTTTAGACTCTCCTTATGATGCTCCAGATATTGATGATCATGACGATGCTTTTAAGGCTCCAGAACGTTATTTATTCAATAGTAATGATGATCCTGCCTTGCTATTAGAGCAAGAAGATAGTGGGGATCAAGGACGTGAGAAGTTGTTTTTCGCTATGGAGCAACTTGACGAGCGTAG
This Legionella fallonii LLAP-10 DNA region includes the following protein-coding sequences:
- the ftsE gene encoding cell division ATP-binding protein FtsE encodes the protein MITFDQVTKRYPGGFEALSQVNFSLKKGEMAFLTGHSGAGKSTLLKLVALLEWPTSGQLSVNGLNLSHLKKRDVAMHRSQLGITFQSPHFLNDRTVFDNVALPLQIQGMAYPMIAKRVHAALDMVGLLSKEKMLPVHLSGGEQQRLGIARAVVHKPALLLADEPTGNLDPKLAAEIMSLFEQFNHVGVSILIATHDLALIARMKHRIVMLKGGRMC
- the ftsX gene encoding permease-like cell division protein FtsX, with translation MLKKARSFFAYHLQAATYSLNLLCRKPVATLMTVIVIAITLALPTLFWVFTYNMSQLTTGWQQGGQISLYLKPGLTEVEQKVFLQKVRDTDGVGQVSLKSSADGLAELTQQEGMHDIMNYLPENPLPAVIEVAPAVTVDSPAKLDLLTRHLEALPQVTEAKLDMEWISRLHLILGFAANLAKALMSLLALAVILIIGNTLRLAIHNRHEEIQILKLIGATDPFILRPFLYTGVWYGMAGAILAVFLVNIFILSLGTAVNQLAVAYQMHYPLSVLSIRHILLLVLFAIILGWLGARLSVKRQLASIEPYN
- the rpoH gene encoding RNA polymerase sigma factor RpoH is translated as MNQQLQLTAMNLPVGSLDSYIHRVNQIPLLTLEEEIAYAERFHSEGDLEAARHLVLAHLRYVVRVARGYLGYGLPLNDLIQEGNVGLMKAVKRFDPKMGVRLVSFAVHWIKAEIHEFVLRNWRIVKIATTKAQRKLFFNLRQMKSRLGWLSNEEVSAVALDLGVSREDVLLMEQRLNALDSPYDAPDIDDHDDAFKAPERYLFNSNDDPALLLEQEDSGDQGREKLFFAMEQLDERSQDILQQRWLADDKLTLHDLAEKYGISAERVRQLEKNAMKKIRQYMEN